GGGAGGGATGCTTATGGGGCAAGAGTTCCTACTTATTTTACTACGAGTCATTACGATACTTCCCTTTTTGTGGCTTGTGATTTTATTTATGGGAAGACGTTCAATGCAACGCCTGCCTATCTTTGACTTCATGATTGTTTTAGCCATTGGTTCCATTGTTGGTGCCGATTTAGCTGACCCTGATATCGCCCATTGGCCGACCATCACGGCATTGTTTCTCGTTGCATTGCTACAAAAGGTTGTCGCGCTCAGTAAATGGCGGTGGCGGCGTTTTCGAAAAGTTGCTGGTTTTGAGCCACTTCTCGTCATC
Above is a genomic segment from Litoribacterium kuwaitense containing:
- a CDS encoding DUF421 domain-containing protein encodes the protein MGQEFLLILLRVITILPFLWLVILFMGRRSMQRLPIFDFMIVLAIGSIVGADLADPDIAHWPTITALFLVALLQKVVALSKWRWRRFRKVAGFEPLLVIVNGKLLYKRLQDIQYNPETILSMLREQGVFSVSDVKLGYIEPTGSLSVLKQTPDATFNRQLLIKLSP